A region from the Bacteroidota bacterium genome encodes:
- a CDS encoding T9SS type A sorting domain-containing protein, which translates to MTRSFTPLLQSFVFATILFLSPLFLNAQSGIYESYAVLNLNGAGNTYYDMQAVTGNPDLNGANLGSFVIGQTLVVAGGENKTFKCSPCNITNGTLNYRVWTGTPSGSFTGVNLPFNANLGTGCGGNDQRWSTTGNTTNILSGLPAGNYTLEIYSTADYDGCGSGTHYSSNGGANYAATFTVTCPTITVTPIVTDATCAGGGANGAIDISVSGGTPLTAPVTQNYTQNFNTLASAGATNVWTDNSTLTNWYSNRTVYIASTGTSTTGGLYSFGTLAADRAIGSVGSSGSGTIYYGIKITNNMAETATSVSVSYTGEQWRNGGNATAHKLDFTYQKNAASITAGTWVDVNTLDFTGPIATASAAALDGNAIANRTALSNTITVSILPGETIWLRWMDVDDSGNDHGLGVDDLSVTLNGTTSYYLYSWTNGASTQDISGLIADAYNVVVTDANGCTGTSNNFVSITGQSTFYADTDGDLYGDAMTTESACSASAGFVADNTDCDDSNGAINPGATEICNGIDDDCDGLGDYDDGIIFLDYYADLDGDGYGSGAAFGFCSDPGGTYVLLNGDCDDDNIAVNPAATEICNGIDDDCDGLGDYDDGIIFLDYYADLDGDGYGTGAAFGFCSDPGGTYVLLTGDCDDDNIAVNPAATEICNGIDDDCDGLGDYDDGIIFLDYYADLDGDGYGMGAAFGFCSDPGGTYVLLTGDCDDADMNVNPGETEICNGIDDDCVGGSDDGLTFLDYYNDFDGDGYGSGAAAGFCSDPGGTYVLVTGDCDDADMNVNPGETEICNGIDDDCVGGSDDGLTFLDYYNDFDGDGYGSGAAFGFCSDPGGTYVLLTGDCDDDNTAVNPAATEICNGIDDDCDGLGDYDDGIIFLDYYADLDGDGYGSGAAFGFCSDPGGTYVLLTGDCDDDNIAVNPAATEICNGIDDDCDGLGDYDDGIIFLDYYTDLDGDGYGSGAAFGFCSDPGGTYVLLTGDCNDGDNSIYPDATEVCNFIDDDCDGTADDGITYLIYYTDADLDTYGAGLGANYCSDPGAGFSLNNLDCEDGDASLNPGEIDLCNGIDNDCDGLIDNDAIFTTYYYDGDGDSYGNSLDLGTTFCTTPGVEYVLNNTDCDDANSAINPGASEICNAIDDDCNGTPDDGLLFTTYYADIDSDTYGDAFNSTSTCDGAPSGYVTDNTDCDDVQSTVNPGATEICDGLDNDCDGDYDEGTVTATVSPSGTVQACKGEPEILTANAGIGYTYQWFKNGNLIIGATSMSYSVTKPANYQVQVNIPEGCFALSEATFVAVGAAPNANISAPNGTSLCAVVKLKINYNAANSYQWYKDDALIPGATNYLYFATTPGDYFCVVTNISNGCERTSATLTVSACKEGEIVDEAKEEMDVYPNPAMSEFTVELAINSLENVATIQLFNIMGELIYNTNSTVKNGLIAEHIALENTVPGGLYIVKVLVGNKEYTKQLVVQK; encoded by the coding sequence ATGACCCGTTCATTTACACCCCTTTTGCAAAGCTTTGTATTTGCTACAATTTTGTTTTTAAGTCCTCTGTTTTTAAATGCACAAAGTGGCATTTATGAAAGTTATGCGGTACTCAATTTAAATGGTGCCGGCAATACCTATTACGACATGCAGGCCGTAACCGGAAACCCTGACCTCAATGGTGCAAATCTGGGCTCCTTTGTTATTGGGCAAACTTTAGTTGTGGCAGGTGGAGAAAATAAAACCTTTAAATGTTCTCCCTGTAATATCACCAACGGAACCTTGAATTACCGTGTATGGACAGGCACTCCTTCAGGTTCTTTTACAGGAGTAAATCTTCCATTTAATGCAAACCTTGGAACCGGTTGTGGTGGAAACGATCAGCGCTGGTCAACCACGGGTAATACTACAAATATATTAAGCGGACTACCCGCAGGAAATTATACACTTGAAATTTATTCTACTGCCGACTACGATGGTTGTGGCAGCGGAACACATTATTCCAGTAATGGCGGTGCTAATTATGCAGCAACTTTTACTGTTACCTGTCCTACAATAACAGTAACTCCCATAGTTACCGATGCAACATGTGCAGGCGGCGGAGCAAATGGTGCAATTGATATTTCTGTAAGTGGTGGAACTCCCTTAACGGCTCCGGTAACTCAGAATTATACGCAGAATTTTAATACGCTCGCATCTGCAGGAGCTACAAATGTTTGGACTGATAATTCAACTTTAACTAATTGGTATTCGAATAGAACAGTTTATATAGCAAGTACTGGAACCAGCACTACCGGAGGACTTTATAGTTTTGGAACTCTTGCAGCAGACAGGGCGATAGGCTCAGTGGGTTCAAGTGGTAGCGGAACTATTTATTATGGAATTAAAATCACTAATAATATGGCGGAAACCGCAACTTCAGTTTCAGTTAGTTACACTGGTGAACAATGGAGAAATGGCGGAAATGCTACTGCTCATAAACTTGATTTTACCTATCAAAAAAATGCGGCAAGTATCACAGCCGGAACATGGGTAGACGTAAACACGCTTGATTTTACAGGACCAATTGCAACAGCATCAGCGGCAGCACTTGACGGTAATGCAATTGCAAATCGCACAGCACTTTCAAACACTATAACGGTATCTATTTTACCAGGTGAAACAATCTGGTTGCGTTGGATGGATGTGGATGATTCAGGAAATGATCATGGATTAGGGGTTGATGATCTTTCCGTAACATTAAACGGAACCACAAGTTATTACCTCTACTCCTGGACAAACGGAGCATCAACACAAGATATTTCGGGTTTAATTGCGGATGCTTATAATGTGGTTGTCACCGATGCAAATGGCTGCACAGGAACATCCAATAATTTTGTAAGTATCACCGGACAAAGTACTTTTTATGCTGATACAGATGGCGATCTTTATGGAGATGCAATGACTACAGAATCTGCATGTTCTGCTTCTGCAGGATTTGTGGCAGATAATACTGATTGTGATGATTCTAATGGTGCAATTAATCCGGGTGCAACAGAAATTTGTAATGGAATTGATGATGATTGTGATGGACTCGGAGATTATGATGACGGAATTATTTTCCTTGATTATTATGCAGATCTTGATGGTGATGGTTACGGAAGCGGAGCAGCATTTGGATTCTGTTCAGATCCGGGTGGAACTTACGTTTTATTGAATGGTGATTGTGATGATGATAATATCGCAGTTAATCCGGCAGCGACAGAAATATGTAATGGAATTGATGATGATTGTGATGGACTTGGTGATTATGATGACGGAATAATATTCCTCGATTATTATGCAGATCTTGATGGTGATGGTTACGGAACGGGAGCCGCATTTGGATTCTGTTCAGATCCGGGTGGAACATACGTTTTATTGACTGGTGATTGTGATGATGATAATATTGCAGTTAATCCAGCAGCGACAGAAATATGTAATGGAATTGATGATGATTGTGATGGACTTGGTGATTATGATGACGGAATAATATTCCTCGATTATTATGCAGATCTTGATGGTGATGGTTACGGAATGGGAGCCGCATTTGGATTCTGTTCAGATCCGGGTGGAACTTATGTTTTATTGACAGGTGATTGTGATGATGCAGATATGAATGTTAATCCGGGTGAAACAGAAATATGTAATGGAATAGATGATGATTGTGTTGGTGGATCTGATGATGGTTTAACTTTCCTCGATTATTATAATGATTTTGATGGTGATGGATATGGTAGCGGTGCTGCCGCAGGATTTTGTTCTGATCCGGGTGGAACTTATGTATTGGTAACCGGCGATTGTGATGATGCGGATATGAATGTTAATCCGGGTGAAACAGAAATTTGTAATGGAATAGATGATGATTGTGTTGGTGGATCTGATGATGGTTTAACTTTCCTCGATTATTATAATGATTTTGATGGTGATGGTTACGGAAGCGGAGCAGCATTTGGATTCTGTTCAGATCCGGGTGGAACTTATGTTTTATTGACTGGTGATTGTGATGATGATAATACCGCAGTTAATCCTGCAGCGACAGAAATATGTAATGGAATTGATGATGATTGTGATGGTCTTGGTGATTATGATGATGGAATTATTTTCCTCGATTATTATGCAGATCTTGATGGTGATGGATATGGAAGCGGAGCAGCATTTGGATTCTGTTCAGATCCGGGTGGAACTTATGTTTTATTGACCGGTGATTGTGATGATGATAATATCGCAGTTAATCCTGCAGCGACAGAAATATGTAATGGAATTGATGATGATTGTGATGGTCTTGGTGATTATGATGATGGAATTATTTTCCTTGATTATTATACAGATCTTGATGGTGATGGATACGGAAGCGGAGCAGCATTTGGATTCTGTTCAGATCCAGGTGGAACTTATGTCTTGTTAACAGGTGATTGTAATGATGGAGACAATTCCATTTATCCAGATGCAACTGAAGTTTGTAATTTTATAGATGATGATTGTGATGGAACTGCAGATGACGGAATCACATATTTAATATATTATACCGATGCAGATCTCGATACTTATGGAGCTGGTTTAGGTGCTAATTATTGTTCTGATCCGGGTGCAGGTTTCTCTTTAAACAATTTGGATTGTGAGGATGGTGATGCTTCATTAAATCCGGGTGAAATTGATCTTTGTAATGGTATTGATAACGATTGTGATGGTTTAATAGATAACGACGCAATTTTTACAACATATTATTATGATGGCGATGGTGATAGTTATGGAAATTCTCTTGATTTAGGTACAACATTCTGTACAACTCCTGGAGTTGAATATGTATTAAATAATACAGATTGTGATGATGCAAATTCTGCAATTAATCCTGGCGCATCAGAAATTTGTAATGCAATTGATGATGATTGTAACGGAACACCTGATGATGGATTATTATTCACTACTTATTATGCAGATATAGATTCTGATACTTATGGAGATGCATTTAATAGCACTTCCACTTGTGATGGAGCTCCGTCAGGTTATGTTACAGATAATACTGATTGTGATGATGTTCAAAGTACCGTTAATCCTGGAGCTACCGAAATTTGTGATGGTTTAGACAACGATTGCGACGGCGATTATGACGAAGGCACTGTTACAGCTACTGTGTCACCGTCAGGAACTGTTCAGGCATGTAAAGGTGAACCTGAAATTTTAACTGCAAATGCAGGTATTGGGTATACCTATCAATGGTTTAAAAATGGAAATTTGATAATAGGCGCAACTTCAATGAGTTATAGTGTAACAAAACCTGCAAATTATCAAGTACAGGTAAATATTCCTGAGGGATGTTTTGCTTTGTCGGAAGCAACTTTTGTTGCCGTGGGTGCAGCGCCAAATGCTAATATTTCTGCGCCAAATGGTACCAGTTTATGTGCAGTTGTTAAATTGAAAATCAATTATAATGCAGCAAATTCTTACCAATGGTATAAAGATGATGCATTAATTCCAGGTGCAACAAACTATTTATATTTTGCTACTACACCTGGTGATTATTTTTGTGTTGTAACTAATATTTCGAATGGTTGCGAAAGAACTTCTGCAACATTAACTGTTTCCGCTTGTAAAGAAGGTGAAATAGTGGATGAGGCAAAAGAAGAAATGGATGTATATCCTAACCCTGCCATGAGTGAATTTACTGTTGAATTAGCAATAAATTCTTTAGAAAATGTTGCAACAATTCAATTGTTTAACATCATGGGTGAATTAATTTACAATACAAACAGCACTGTTAAAAACGGACTTATTGCAGAGCATATCGCTTTGGAAAATACTGTTCCCGGTGGTTTGTATATTGTAAAAGTTTTAGTAGGAAATAAAGAATACACTAAACAACTTGTTGTTCAGAAATAA
- a CDS encoding T9SS type A sorting domain-containing protein codes for MKIYYNTRLSISILAICLFVTSIGFAQTNPVPQVIPFTEDFSSLLHTSTSYPAGLQGWKVSSAATTTVITTGPTADHTLTANSSASTTAGGVNNYNGKIGFLSSGSTNPGIVMSINTTGSNNITLSYDIMVIRNPYDGGSNTRINESVLQYRIGNTGSFTTLAGVEYVNGTTTQTTSGVTTPQDLQNRSIVLPGACDNQPEVQIRWINHDQTGAGSRPSFAVDNIIVEQDNDGDGEGAISDCNDDDASINSAATEVCDGVDNNCDGNTDDVVLTAPTISPSGIINLCKPDAVNLSIESGYDSYQWYKNGNIIAGATSNIYNTNKPAYYSVMVTLGDCSATSAVQAVAVTASPLANISAPNGLDLCAGIVKLKASYNATYTYQWYLDASPIAATSYIYLPVATGNYYCEVTTAEGCSRNTATLTVINGCERVGEIKNNFSVYPNPTSGEFNILFTTDQTLNTNAEIKIYNLMGAQVYQNITSINNGIAEHNIQLNESKGMYLVKVIVNGLEYNSTVIIH; via the coding sequence ATGAAAATTTATTACAACACCAGATTGTCCATTTCCATATTGGCAATATGTTTATTCGTGACAAGCATCGGTTTTGCACAAACAAATCCGGTTCCGCAGGTGATTCCTTTTACGGAGGATTTTTCATCCTTGCTCCATACTTCCACTTCTTATCCTGCAGGATTGCAAGGTTGGAAAGTGAGTTCAGCAGCAACAACTACAGTTATAACTACAGGTCCAACTGCTGATCATACACTCACAGCTAATTCAAGTGCATCCACCACGGCAGGCGGTGTAAATAATTATAATGGCAAAATAGGTTTCCTTTCATCGGGATCCACAAACCCGGGAATTGTTATGAGCATCAACACCACCGGAAGTAATAATATTACTTTATCCTATGATATAATGGTTATCCGCAATCCTTATGATGGCGGTTCCAATACCAGGATAAATGAATCAGTATTACAATACCGAATTGGAAATACCGGATCATTTACCACTCTTGCAGGAGTTGAGTATGTGAATGGAACTACCACACAAACAACAAGTGGTGTAACTACTCCGCAAGATCTGCAAAACAGAAGTATTGTGTTGCCAGGCGCATGCGACAATCAACCGGAAGTTCAGATCCGTTGGATAAACCACGATCAGACCGGAGCGGGATCAAGACCAAGTTTTGCGGTGGATAATATTATTGTTGAACAAGATAATGATGGCGACGGAGAAGGTGCAATTTCAGATTGTAACGACGATGATGCATCTATAAATTCTGCTGCCACAGAAGTATGCGACGGAGTGGATAATAATTGTGATGGAAATACGGATGATGTTGTTTTAACTGCACCAACAATTTCTCCATCTGGAATTATTAATTTATGTAAACCTGATGCAGTTAATTTATCAATTGAGTCAGGATATGATTCTTATCAATGGTATAAAAATGGAAATATAATTGCAGGAGCTACGTCCAATATTTATAATACAAATAAACCCGCTTATTATAGCGTAATGGTAACGCTTGGCGATTGTTCAGCAACATCCGCAGTACAAGCAGTGGCAGTAACAGCTTCACCTTTGGCAAATATTTCTGCACCAAACGGATTGGATCTATGCGCAGGAATTGTAAAATTAAAAGCGAGTTATAATGCAACATATACCTATCAGTGGTATTTAGATGCATCGCCAATAGCTGCAACTTCTTATATCTATTTACCGGTTGCAACAGGAAATTATTATTGCGAAGTAACCACTGCGGAAGGCTGTTCAAGAAATACAGCAACACTAACAGTTATTAATGGATGTGAAAGAGTTGGAGAAATAAAAAATAATTTCAGTGTTTACCCAAATCCAACCTCAGGAGAATTTAATATTTTATTTACCACAGATCAAACATTAAATACAAACGCAGAAATAAAAATTTATAATTTAATGGGCGCACAAGTTTATCAAAATATTACATCCATAAATAATGGAATTGCCGAACATAATATTCAATTAAATGAAAGTAAAGGCATGTATCTTGTTAAGGTAATTGTTAATGGGTTGGAATATAATTCTACTGTTATCATCCATTAA
- a CDS encoding T9SS type A sorting domain-containing protein encodes MKKMHTLKTAILLCSLTFVQSLQAQTIYTFDNDELGSPGSEAVGVTASNLTPVNGVAYINACGTGYSSDTWSTSAGAFSTAYSALQLTLTPDAGYTMYFTSIQFDLGRNPQGPKRMRYAYSLDGGTSWINNGSDLSVPSGSCGSGTTFTWDMVDFSSTSAVIFRLYGWDAGNVNGQERNYNGSVGGTVCSNSPATMSPAGIAITCKGEPVTFTTDACVGCTYQWYKNDNPLAGATGTSYATTKPAYYNVLVTQANGCSAYSAYTELNSGFNPNANIYHPNGLNLCSPTPGTNIIVKVGYVATNTYQWYRNGVEYTGDGATSWRIFPSETGEYRCSITSIDGCNRVTDIANVTNVCREAEMEMSGFEVYPNPTSGEFNINMNLSASVNTADIVIVNMIGDVVYSNNTSIANGILNASVNLQNATAGLYLVKIIAGGNEYNKQIVINK; translated from the coding sequence ATGAAAAAAATGCACACTTTGAAGACAGCAATATTGCTGTGTAGCCTGACTTTTGTCCAGAGTCTCCAAGCTCAAACAATTTACACATTCGACAATGATGAATTAGGGTCACCGGGATCCGAGGCTGTTGGTGTTACTGCTTCTAACCTTACTCCGGTAAATGGAGTAGCATACATTAATGCGTGCGGAACCGGGTATAGTTCTGATACCTGGAGTACATCAGCAGGCGCATTTTCTACCGCATATTCTGCTTTACAGTTGACTTTAACTCCGGATGCAGGATATACAATGTATTTTACAAGTATACAGTTTGACCTTGGTCGTAATCCTCAAGGACCTAAAAGAATGCGTTATGCATATAGTCTTGACGGCGGTACAAGTTGGATCAATAATGGATCAGATCTTTCAGTGCCAAGCGGATCTTGTGGATCAGGAACAACATTTACCTGGGATATGGTAGATTTCAGTTCTACAAGTGCTGTAATTTTCCGTCTTTACGGATGGGATGCAGGTAACGTAAATGGTCAGGAAAGAAATTACAACGGATCAGTTGGAGGAACAGTTTGTTCTAATTCACCTGCTACTATGTCGCCTGCCGGAATTGCGATCACCTGTAAAGGTGAACCCGTAACTTTCACAACGGATGCTTGTGTTGGTTGTACGTATCAGTGGTACAAAAATGATAATCCATTAGCAGGTGCAACAGGTACTTCTTATGCAACAACAAAACCTGCATATTATAATGTATTAGTTACGCAAGCAAATGGTTGTTCAGCTTATTCTGCTTATACTGAATTAAATTCCGGATTTAATCCAAATGCAAATATTTATCATCCAAACGGCTTAAATCTTTGTTCACCAACTCCAGGTACCAATATTATTGTTAAAGTGGGTTACGTTGCAACTAATACTTACCAATGGTATAGAAATGGCGTTGAATACACAGGAGATGGCGCTACATCATGGAGAATATTCCCTTCAGAAACAGGTGAATACCGTTGTTCCATAACATCTATCGATGGCTGTAACCGCGTTACTGATATTGCTAACGTAACAAATGTTTGTCGTGAAGCGGAAATGGAAATGTCAGGTTTTGAAGTTTATCCAAATCCAACCTCAGGCGAATTTAATATTAATATGAATTTATCTGCATCTGTTAATACTGCAGATATCGTGATCGTTAATATGATCGGTGATGTTGTGTATTCCAATAACACTTCCATAGCTAATGGTATTTTAAATGCTTCTGTTAATTTACAAAATGCAACAGCAGGTTTATACCTTGTGAAAATTATTGCAGGTGGTAATGAATACAATAAACAAATTGTTATCAATAAATAA
- the gldA gene encoding gliding motility-associated ABC transporter ATP-binding subunit GldA: protein MSIKVEHITKVYGEQKAVNDISFEVQAGEIIGFLGPNGAGKSTTMKILTCFIPQTGGKASVCGFDTEKQSMDVRKNIGYLPEHNPLYPEMYVKEYLEFAARLHNMKSPKKRIEEMIAMTGLTVEQKKKIGQLSKGYRQRVGLAQAMLHDPKVLIMDEPTSGLDPNQLAEIRSLIKNIGKEKTVILSTHIMQEVQAICSRVIIINKGKIVADDTVEGLKSHQKGMTLVQVEFKERIDKSLLSKINGIHKVTGDNQLTIEYSGDEDIREILFRFAVENKYTLLNLNIEKQSLEDVFQQVTGK from the coding sequence ATGTCGATAAAAGTTGAACATATCACCAAAGTTTACGGAGAACAGAAAGCAGTAAACGACATTTCGTTTGAAGTACAGGCGGGTGAGATCATTGGGTTTCTTGGTCCTAACGGTGCAGGAAAAAGTACCACCATGAAGATTCTCACTTGTTTTATTCCTCAAACTGGCGGTAAAGCAAGTGTTTGTGGTTTTGATACAGAAAAACAATCCATGGATGTGCGGAAAAACATTGGATATCTTCCGGAACACAATCCACTTTATCCGGAGATGTATGTAAAAGAGTATCTTGAATTCGCCGCGCGGTTACACAATATGAAAAGTCCCAAAAAACGCATCGAGGAAATGATCGCGATGACGGGACTTACTGTGGAGCAAAAAAAGAAAATTGGACAGCTGAGTAAAGGATATCGTCAGCGTGTTGGCTTAGCTCAGGCAATGTTGCACGATCCTAAGGTTTTAATAATGGATGAGCCAACGTCAGGATTAGATCCAAATCAATTGGCAGAAATAAGAAGTCTGATCAAAAATATCGGCAAAGAAAAAACAGTAATATTATCCACGCATATTATGCAGGAAGTGCAAGCTATCTGCAGCAGAGTGATCATCATCAACAAAGGAAAAATTGTTGCAGATGATACGGTGGAAGGATTAAAATCGCACCAAAAAGGTATGACTTTAGTTCAGGTTGAATTTAAAGAACGCATCGATAAATCCCTGTTATCAAAAATAAACGGTATCCATAAAGTAACCGGCGATAACCAACTCACCATAGAATATTCCGGCGATGAAGATATTCGCGAGATTTTATTCCGTTTTGCAGTGGAAAATAAATATACGCTACTCAATCTCAATATCGAGAAACAGAGTTTGGAGGATGTGTTTCAACAAGTGACTGGTAAGTAG